From the genome of Vibrio porteresiae DSM 19223, one region includes:
- a CDS encoding CheR family methyltransferase, with the protein MEWAASDDTLSQADRLRVAQFVDQIAGIQLPESKKVLIETRLRKRQKALGYGSLKEYVDDVLTHRSSEFELTHFLDALTTNKTGFYREAEHFEFLVSYIVKHRMTQASPYRVWSAGCSSGEEPYTLAIELSELAGKLPHFTSEITATDISVSCLAVAKKAIYSHDKIEMMPMEKRRRHLLRAKNKTDPRIMIAPETASHVAFSEFNLKTGDYTAFKQQFSAIFCRNVMIYFSNTDRQTLTDRFAASLKEGGLLFIGHSESLMDQHNRFERLVPTIYRKRG; encoded by the coding sequence GTGGAGTGGGCAGCCAGTGATGATACGCTAAGTCAGGCCGACCGTTTGCGGGTCGCGCAGTTTGTCGATCAAATCGCCGGTATTCAGCTGCCTGAATCAAAAAAGGTGCTGATAGAAACGCGTTTACGCAAGCGGCAAAAAGCGCTGGGTTACGGGTCACTCAAAGAGTATGTCGATGATGTATTAACTCATCGTAGTAGTGAATTTGAGCTGACTCATTTTCTCGATGCGCTTACGACCAACAAAACGGGCTTCTACCGAGAAGCGGAGCATTTCGAGTTTCTGGTGAGTTACATCGTCAAGCATAGGATGACGCAGGCAAGCCCATATCGAGTTTGGAGTGCGGGTTGTTCCTCAGGTGAAGAGCCTTATACCCTCGCGATTGAGCTATCAGAGTTAGCGGGAAAATTGCCCCATTTCACATCCGAAATTACCGCCACTGACATTTCTGTCTCTTGTTTGGCTGTGGCCAAGAAAGCCATTTACAGCCACGACAAAATTGAAATGATGCCGATGGAGAAAAGGCGTAGGCACTTGTTGCGCGCCAAAAATAAAACAGACCCCCGTATTATGATTGCGCCTGAGACTGCCAGTCATGTGGCATTTAGTGAGTTCAATTTAAAAACCGGTGATTACACCGCCTTTAAGCAGCAATTTAGTGCCATATTTTGTCGTAATGTCATGATTTATTTTAGTAATACTGACAGACAAACCCTCACAGATCGTTTCGCTGCTAGCCTTAAAGAGGGGGGGCTACTGTTTATTGGTCACTCGGAATCACTGATGGATCAACATAATCGATTTGAACGACTCGTTCCGACGATATATCGCAAAAGAGGATAA
- a CDS encoding protein-glutamate methylesterase/protein-glutamine glutaminase → MIKVMIIDDSALVRQALQEVLSKDEQLEVIATAQDPYIAVEKMKKQVPDVIVLDIEMPKMDGVTFLTKLMSQHPIPVVICSSLVGNGSPMFIKALEAGAVDIIQKPQSGTKQFIHDSGLMICDTVKAAAQARLNKTRSISRPEKKNTADAVLAPGSDRKALAETTDKIILIGASTGGTEAIREVLERMPLGCPGIVIVQHMPEGFTKSFATRLDSLCQISVKEAENGDSVLNGRALIAPGNKHTLIKRNGARYYVEVRDGPLVSRHRPSVDVLFRSGAKYAGRNAVATLLTGMGDDGANGMVELKEAGAWTCAQDEATSVVYGMPKEAFVRGGTDKQLPLTKIADELLKATRLNLI, encoded by the coding sequence ATGATTAAGGTGATGATCATTGATGATTCAGCGCTCGTTAGGCAGGCGCTACAAGAGGTTCTAAGTAAAGATGAACAACTTGAAGTGATCGCAACAGCGCAAGACCCTTACATCGCTGTGGAAAAAATGAAAAAGCAAGTTCCTGATGTGATTGTGCTCGATATCGAAATGCCCAAGATGGATGGCGTGACCTTTTTAACCAAATTGATGAGTCAGCATCCTATCCCTGTGGTGATTTGCTCTTCGCTGGTGGGTAATGGGTCACCCATGTTTATCAAAGCGTTGGAAGCTGGCGCGGTGGATATTATTCAAAAGCCGCAGTCGGGAACGAAGCAATTTATCCATGATTCGGGCTTGATGATTTGTGATACGGTCAAAGCGGCTGCCCAAGCGAGGCTCAATAAAACGAGAAGTATTTCGCGCCCGGAGAAGAAAAATACCGCCGATGCGGTGCTGGCACCGGGTAGTGACCGAAAAGCCTTAGCCGAAACCACTGACAAAATCATTTTAATTGGCGCATCGACAGGTGGCACCGAAGCGATTCGTGAAGTATTGGAGCGCATGCCACTTGGATGTCCTGGGATCGTTATTGTGCAGCATATGCCTGAAGGCTTTACCAAATCTTTTGCCACCCGATTAGATTCGTTATGCCAAATTTCGGTGAAAGAGGCAGAAAATGGCGATTCGGTGCTCAATGGTCGCGCCTTAATTGCCCCGGGCAACAAACACACCTTAATTAAGCGCAACGGCGCGAGATATTATGTCGAGGTTCGTGATGGCCCGCTGGTCTCGCGCCATCGTCCATCGGTTGATGTGCTGTTTCGTTCGGGCGCTAAATATGCAGGAAGAAATGCGGTGGCCACACTGCTCACTGGCATGGGGGATGATGGCGCGAATGGCATGGTTGAACTCAAAGAAGCGGGAGCTTGGACTTGCGCTCAAGATGAGGCGACCAGTGTGGTCTATGGTATGCCCAAAGAGGCATTTGTGCGTGGTGGCACTGACAAACAGTTGCCGCTGACCAAAATAGCAGACGAGTTGCTCAAGGCAACGCGACTTAATCTGATATGA
- a CDS encoding chemotaxis protein CheD, which translates to MKKRVILHAGDYFFGTARHEVATLLGSCVSVTLWHPQLKIGGMCHFALPENHFINPRFNPRFADDCYQLFQRSAAKHNTHLEEYQAKIFGGGNMYEKMPQARNILSSVERLPVGEKNVMSAVSFVTQANIPLLVAHVGEFGYRNIIFDIETGDVWVRFTPIHRQGDQSSLSGGF; encoded by the coding sequence ATGAAAAAAAGAGTGATTCTGCATGCTGGCGACTATTTCTTTGGCACTGCTCGTCATGAAGTCGCCACCTTGCTGGGATCATGTGTTTCGGTAACCTTGTGGCATCCCCAATTGAAAATTGGCGGTATGTGTCACTTCGCGCTGCCGGAAAATCATTTCATCAATCCACGCTTTAATCCACGCTTTGCCGATGACTGCTATCAGCTGTTTCAACGTTCAGCGGCAAAACATAATACGCATTTAGAAGAATACCAAGCGAAGATTTTTGGTGGTGGCAATATGTATGAAAAAATGCCACAAGCGCGCAATATCCTCTCCTCGGTAGAACGCCTGCCCGTTGGCGAAAAGAATGTGATGTCAGCGGTGTCGTTTGTTACTCAGGCCAATATTCCCTTACTTGTGGCGCATGTGGGCGAGTTTGGTTATCGCAATATCATCTTTGATATTGAAACGGGCGATGTGTGGGTGCGTTTTACCCCCATCCATCGTCAAGGAGACCAATCCAGCTTGTCTGGTGGTTTCTAA
- a CDS encoding sensor histidine kinase, with product MRRFISSLPYIGKRYQNSMASIQSNLVNSVSLIFGAILLVVFLSVDTGMDHWVEEQFDAAMVNRANYLKSQVTLEDGQLVMSFDKQVMPQYQKEKHPQFFQLWQEDNTLIRSENLKRFPDRNLIRSTLPVGKDRVFPITMPNGEEGRALISTFLPKNAPTGTKPLHLTVYESAHSLDVLWIVDILLVSSFLIAMALVRYITNLLILKGLAPLVKLNEELKQFSELKQSGAYVSHFVQPARPVKEIEPIRNELNAFIDANSQLVANEKRITSDIAHELKTPIAEILALSEIHLLYPDDERISKTYPDDILHIAQRMKAIVENLLLLQRASSPSLTLTQEPICLADLTNRVQLALQFKYPQLQQRLKVHYQAMERIVADSFVMETILTNLLDNALFYSPAESEVEVLWYQEGQRAFLRVTNPHHVKLTEDQLTNITQPLYQVDSSRTSNQRFGLGLSIVNNLCQQCHYTLSFAQQANHCFSVTVMLGKVANRPL from the coding sequence GTGCGACGATTCATCAGCTCTCTGCCCTATATTGGTAAACGGTATCAAAACTCCATGGCATCAATCCAAAGCAATTTGGTGAACTCCGTATCGCTGATTTTTGGTGCCATTTTGTTGGTGGTGTTTCTTTCTGTCGATACCGGAATGGATCACTGGGTTGAAGAGCAGTTTGATGCCGCTATGGTTAACCGCGCCAATTATCTTAAATCACAAGTGACCCTAGAAGATGGGCAGTTGGTGATGAGCTTTGATAAGCAGGTGATGCCGCAATATCAAAAAGAGAAGCACCCACAGTTTTTCCAACTGTGGCAAGAAGACAACACGCTGATTCGCTCCGAGAATTTAAAGCGTTTTCCCGACCGCAACCTGATTCGCTCAACGCTGCCAGTGGGTAAAGACCGCGTATTTCCGATCACCATGCCTAACGGTGAAGAAGGCCGAGCGCTCATTTCAACCTTTTTGCCCAAAAACGCGCCAACTGGCACCAAGCCACTGCACTTAACTGTGTATGAATCGGCCCACTCTCTTGATGTGTTATGGATTGTCGATATCTTACTGGTGAGCAGCTTTTTAATTGCCATGGCTTTGGTTCGTTACATCACTAATCTGCTGATTTTAAAAGGGCTAGCTCCCTTGGTTAAACTCAATGAAGAGCTAAAACAGTTTAGTGAATTAAAACAAAGCGGCGCATACGTTTCGCATTTTGTCCAACCGGCCAGACCGGTGAAAGAGATAGAGCCGATTCGCAATGAGCTTAATGCGTTCATTGATGCAAACAGCCAATTGGTTGCCAATGAAAAGCGCATTACCAGCGACATCGCCCATGAGTTAAAAACTCCCATCGCGGAGATTTTAGCGCTGAGTGAAATCCATTTGCTCTACCCAGACGATGAGCGCATCAGTAAAACCTACCCCGACGATATTCTGCACATTGCGCAGCGAATGAAAGCGATTGTGGAGAACTTATTGCTGCTGCAACGCGCCTCATCCCCATCGTTAACCTTAACGCAAGAGCCGATTTGTCTTGCCGACCTCACCAATCGCGTGCAGTTGGCGCTGCAGTTTAAATACCCCCAATTGCAACAACGGCTAAAAGTGCATTATCAGGCCATGGAACGGATCGTCGCAGACAGTTTTGTGATGGAAACCATCTTAACCAACCTACTCGATAACGCGCTGTTTTACAGCCCAGCAGAGAGCGAGGTTGAGGTGTTGTGGTATCAAGAAGGTCAGCGTGCTTTTCTTAGGGTCACCAATCCCCATCATGTGAAATTGACCGAAGATCAGCTCACTAACATCACTCAACCGCTCTATCAGGTGGACAGTTCACGTACCAGTAACCAGCGTTTTGGTTTGGGCTTATCGATCGTGAATAACCTTTGCCAGCAATGCCACTACACATTGAGTTTTGCTCAACAAGCTAACCACTGTTTTTCGGTAACCGTGATGCTTGGGAAAGTCGCCAACAGGCCGCTATAA
- a CDS encoding response regulator transcription factor produces MKILIIEDSEILRRSLVVGLNHLGFATDETGDGAIGLSMALQNSYDVIILDLMLPNLDGMELLQTLRSKNNTARVLILSAKNQTQDRVNGLLKGADDYLTKPFSFDELHARILTLMRRGGLENSDDSLSVGDFRLNLASRAFTYQNQPIELTPNEFKIVECLFSKPNRVVSLESISEAVVGHYDYLSKNAIEVHISAIRRKIRAVDGQLPIQNKRGFGYTISQ; encoded by the coding sequence ATGAAAATATTAATTATTGAAGATTCAGAAATATTACGTCGCAGTTTAGTGGTGGGGTTAAATCACCTCGGTTTTGCCACCGATGAAACCGGAGATGGCGCGATTGGACTCAGTATGGCGCTGCAAAACAGTTACGATGTGATCATTTTAGATCTCATGTTGCCTAACCTAGATGGAATGGAATTGCTACAAACTCTGCGCAGTAAAAACAACACCGCTCGGGTGCTGATACTGTCGGCCAAAAACCAAACGCAAGACCGAGTCAACGGATTACTCAAAGGTGCTGATGACTATCTCACTAAACCGTTCTCATTTGATGAGTTACACGCCCGCATTCTCACCTTGATGCGCCGCGGTGGTTTAGAAAACAGTGACGACAGCTTAAGCGTCGGTGATTTTAGGCTCAATCTCGCATCACGCGCTTTCACCTATCAAAATCAACCGATTGAGCTCACTCCCAATGAATTTAAAATCGTGGAATGTTTATTTAGCAAGCCCAACCGTGTGGTCAGCTTAGAAAGCATCAGTGAGGCGGTGGTGGGTCATTATGACTATTTGTCCAAAAACGCCATTGAGGTGCATATCAGCGCGATTCGCCGAAAAATTCGCGCCGTCGATGGTCAATTGCCGATCCAAAATAAACGCGGATTTGGTTACACCATCAGCCAGTAA
- a CDS encoding phosphoethanolamine transferase has product MPTLIVVCALYFGTVMNYPVLHTLYGLSQNVQDSLFFYSAPLLLICAFTIIFSFVAWRYVFKPFMALVLISSAAALYAEVNFHTLFDMSMMESVFETNSSEISFYTNAASTLYLIGFGLIPTLLLLLVKIKPQRSWKVAALSRVSLVVIAACGLSLVAATQYKNYASVGRNNKYLNRMIIPGHIYSGVRYLDKLYFTKTLPYETQGTDAKVTATSNGKPTLMVIVLGETARAMNFSDNGYGRNTQPYTQSQGLISFQHVSSCGTYTALSVPCMFSNMNRTDYNKERAATQDNVLNVMQHAGVKVLWIDNDGGSKGVADNLPHQSINNALKDRDCNGSTCFDEVMLKKAQTFINQDEQNKVLVLHTIGSHGPTYFQRYPTAHAPFQPACNRSDIENCSDQEIKNVYDNTLVYTDFVLSQVITELKDLSDRYNVVMTYISDHGESLGENGLYLHGTPYSIAPKEQTHVPWLLWMPKQYAEQKHLNIQCLQQVAQKDSLSHDNLFHTLLGLYGISTTVDNEQLDITHNCKQLS; this is encoded by the coding sequence ATGCCGACTTTGATTGTCGTGTGCGCGCTCTATTTCGGTACGGTCATGAACTATCCCGTTCTCCATACTCTCTATGGCCTTAGTCAAAACGTGCAAGATTCGCTGTTTTTCTACTCAGCACCGCTACTCTTGATTTGTGCGTTCACGATTATTTTTTCATTCGTGGCCTGGCGCTATGTATTTAAGCCCTTTATGGCCTTGGTGCTGATCTCCTCCGCGGCGGCGCTGTATGCCGAGGTCAATTTCCATACTTTGTTTGATATGAGCATGATGGAAAGTGTATTTGAGACCAACAGCTCAGAAATTTCGTTCTATACCAATGCGGCCTCAACACTTTACCTCATTGGTTTTGGCTTAATCCCAACCCTATTACTGCTGCTGGTAAAAATTAAGCCGCAGCGCTCATGGAAAGTCGCCGCGCTATCTCGAGTAAGTTTAGTGGTTATTGCTGCGTGCGGTCTTTCGCTTGTTGCCGCTACTCAGTACAAGAACTATGCCTCGGTGGGTCGCAACAATAAATACCTCAACCGTATGATCATTCCGGGACATATCTACAGTGGTGTTCGCTACTTAGATAAGCTCTATTTCACAAAAACACTGCCTTATGAGACACAGGGCACAGATGCCAAAGTAACAGCCACCAGCAATGGCAAACCAACCTTGATGGTGATCGTACTCGGTGAAACCGCACGCGCTATGAACTTTAGTGACAATGGCTATGGTCGTAATACCCAACCCTATACCCAGTCGCAAGGCTTGATCTCATTTCAGCATGTGAGTTCTTGCGGCACTTACACTGCGCTTTCCGTGCCATGCATGTTCTCCAACATGAATCGCACTGATTACAATAAAGAACGTGCAGCGACTCAAGATAACGTCCTGAATGTCATGCAACATGCCGGAGTGAAAGTGCTGTGGATCGATAACGATGGAGGTTCAAAAGGGGTGGCTGATAACTTACCGCATCAATCGATCAATAACGCCCTAAAAGACCGTGATTGCAATGGCAGCACCTGCTTTGACGAGGTGATGCTGAAAAAAGCGCAAACCTTTATTAATCAGGATGAGCAAAACAAAGTGTTAGTGCTGCATACCATCGGTAGCCACGGGCCAACCTATTTTCAGCGTTATCCAACCGCACACGCCCCGTTCCAACCAGCGTGCAATCGCAGTGATATTGAAAACTGTAGCGACCAAGAGATTAAGAACGTTTATGACAACACTTTGGTCTATACCGACTTTGTTTTGTCGCAAGTGATTACCGAACTGAAAGACCTGTCTGATCGTTATAACGTGGTGATGACCTATATTTCTGATCATGGTGAATCGTTAGGAGAGAATGGTCTGTATTTACACGGAACGCCTTATTCGATTGCACCGAAAGAGCAAACTCACGTGCCTTGGCTATTGTGGATGCCAAAACAGTACGCCGAGCAAAAACATTTAAATATTCAATGTCTACAACAAGTCGCACAAAAGGACTCGCTATCTCATGACAACCTGTTCCACACGTTGCTGGGCTTATATGGAATTTCAACTACAGTGGATAATGAGCAGTTAGATATTACACACAATTGCAAACAGCTCTCCTGA
- a CDS encoding methyl-accepting chemotaxis protein — protein MKIKTKLILACSIVTMLFVAISCISLGYVILNESEAVLKKDAEDKLVASRTQIAHELKLYLQTLGSEVSTMALSPAVKNAMEQFATTFKQQSTPTADYPELQRYYQNDFTSNYQKQNTNASGVRETALQTLARLGNDTRYFQQQFIGLNPAPLGQKDELVTPKEDTPYARVHTQYHQLMQQYLKSYGLYDIFLVDASTGKIVYTVYKELDFATSLKDGPYASTPLATAYKKALTLTNKDSSYITDFDHYFPSYNAEAGFIASPIEDPQGNTIGVLVFQIPVNKINEIMTHNKLWKESGFGESGETYLVGKDKLMRSDGRFLIDDKAGYLQAIKDAGVNPATIANIDAQNTTMGLQPVDTIGVQRALAGQVGFDIFPDYRGVLVYSAYQPLDIDGIHWALLSEIDESEAMKMLGVIRSHITTALIALLVMSSVISCLIIWFIASRLVKPIAKMQETVNSLSSGDGDLTIRLPVSGKDEIAQLAMGMNEFIGFLDDTFSKLLGSIVRMQPISEDVKDINTSLNKNSMGTKHQYESVQSKLDFVMEHSSSVNSTLQSIKATASEAVEKVTAGRSTVRATSTEMTTLSNEINEASSAVEKLKTDSNEIVRVVEVINSIAEQTNLLALNAAIEAARAGEAGRGFAVVADEVRALASRTQASTNEVAAIVDAISASTVRVERVMDDGLRSTQACTTRVQETQVSWEEIEHVMLAIDEHVTSITHSIAEQVAELNSLSQNFQVMDDNFSETQKSIEMCNRVSEDITKMGQQLRSLTEQFDVTNSDHSNKRRNKFRVE, from the coding sequence ATGAAAATTAAAACCAAGCTTATTTTGGCCTGTTCTATCGTCACTATGCTGTTTGTGGCGATCAGCTGTATCTCTTTAGGCTATGTGATCTTAAATGAATCAGAAGCGGTTTTGAAAAAAGACGCAGAAGATAAACTGGTCGCCAGCCGCACGCAAATTGCCCATGAATTAAAACTCTATTTGCAGACTTTAGGATCTGAGGTGTCCACTATGGCACTTAGTCCTGCTGTAAAAAATGCGATGGAGCAGTTTGCTACCACGTTTAAGCAGCAATCAACGCCAACCGCAGATTACCCTGAACTACAGCGCTACTATCAAAACGATTTCACGAGCAATTATCAGAAACAGAATACGAACGCCTCTGGTGTGCGTGAAACCGCGTTACAGACTCTCGCGAGGTTAGGTAACGATACGCGCTATTTTCAGCAGCAGTTTATTGGCCTTAACCCCGCACCATTAGGGCAAAAGGATGAGTTAGTCACGCCTAAAGAAGATACCCCTTATGCTCGTGTTCACACTCAGTATCATCAGCTTATGCAACAGTATCTAAAGTCCTATGGGTTGTATGATATTTTTCTGGTCGATGCGAGTACTGGGAAAATTGTGTATACCGTGTATAAAGAGCTTGATTTTGCCACCTCGTTGAAAGATGGGCCTTATGCTTCAACGCCGCTTGCGACCGCTTACAAAAAAGCGCTCACTCTCACCAATAAAGACAGCTCATATATCACCGATTTTGATCACTATTTCCCATCGTATAACGCAGAAGCAGGATTTATAGCCTCTCCTATCGAAGATCCACAAGGGAATACCATTGGGGTGTTAGTGTTCCAAATCCCCGTCAATAAAATCAATGAGATCATGACGCACAATAAACTCTGGAAAGAGTCTGGTTTTGGTGAGTCTGGCGAAACGTATCTGGTGGGTAAAGATAAACTGATGCGCTCTGATGGCCGCTTTTTAATTGATGATAAGGCGGGCTATTTGCAAGCCATTAAGGATGCGGGAGTGAATCCAGCGACCATCGCTAACATAGATGCGCAAAACACCACCATGGGGTTACAGCCTGTCGATACCATCGGGGTGCAGCGTGCGCTGGCGGGGCAAGTCGGGTTTGATATTTTCCCTGATTATCGCGGCGTTTTAGTTTACTCCGCTTATCAACCGCTTGATATCGATGGCATTCACTGGGCGCTGCTCAGTGAGATTGATGAATCAGAAGCGATGAAGATGCTAGGTGTGATTCGCAGCCACATTACCACTGCTTTGATTGCATTGTTGGTGATGTCCAGCGTGATCAGCTGTTTAATCATCTGGTTTATTGCTAGCCGATTGGTCAAACCGATTGCGAAGATGCAAGAGACAGTGAACTCGCTCTCTTCTGGTGATGGTGACTTAACGATTCGTTTGCCTGTTTCCGGAAAAGATGAAATCGCGCAATTGGCGATGGGCATGAATGAATTTATTGGATTCTTGGATGATACCTTTTCAAAATTGTTGGGTTCTATTGTCCGGATGCAACCCATCTCTGAAGATGTGAAAGACATCAATACCTCGCTTAATAAGAATTCGATGGGCACTAAACATCAGTATGAGAGTGTGCAAAGTAAATTGGATTTTGTGATGGAGCACAGCAGTTCGGTTAATAGTACCCTGCAAAGCATCAAAGCCACGGCCTCTGAAGCGGTGGAAAAGGTGACCGCTGGCCGTTCAACAGTGCGGGCTACATCAACTGAAATGACGACGCTGAGCAATGAAATTAACGAAGCGAGCAGCGCGGTTGAAAAACTCAAGACTGACTCCAACGAAATTGTTCGAGTTGTTGAGGTCATTAACAGCATTGCCGAGCAAACCAACTTATTGGCACTCAATGCGGCTATTGAAGCGGCACGTGCCGGAGAAGCGGGGCGTGGCTTTGCTGTGGTGGCGGATGAAGTGCGTGCGTTGGCCAGCCGTACCCAAGCGTCGACCAATGAAGTGGCGGCGATTGTCGATGCCATCAGTGCGAGTACAGTACGTGTTGAGCGCGTAATGGATGATGGTTTACGTTCAACCCAAGCCTGTACCACACGGGTGCAAGAAACCCAGGTAAGTTGGGAAGAGATTGAACACGTTATGCTGGCGATTGATGAACATGTGACGTCGATTACCCACTCCATCGCAGAGCAGGTGGCTGAGCTCAATAGCCTGAGCCAAAACTTCCAAGTGATGGATGATAACTTCTCTGAAACGCAGAAATCGATTGAGATGTGTAACCGAGTGAGTGAAGACATCACTAAAATGGGACAACAGTTACGCTCGCTGACCGAGCAATTTGATGTGACCAACAGTGATCATTCCAACAAGAGACGTAATAAGTTCCGCGTTGAATAG
- a CDS encoding glycosyltransferase family 9 protein — translation MMWITKENHLRFKNRLRQFDKQRKKVMSRWLSLPLALFNRISATQETLVNHQQVQRIVIVRNNARVGNTLFLIPFINQVKQVYPQAEITLIGCANWQASLLEGLAIDHFVVSHFRFSSLGKLLKTIVTLRKTQFDLCFMPCGSAQDALMCSALNARNKIGFDHERYRNALTHPLNNPSFYQHAALRCLALIPQIAPLALAQTCHQLRLTQHELAEGKAARLAIADEQTLCIGYFREARGAKQLSDKQWQNSIDTLTQASPYPVVWIEILGPGMKQGFTPNHLSCHCADLRELAGFLHHLDGFISCDTGPLHLADAVNTPCIGLFTHTDPTVYGMLGDKAQYITDIEQFDATNVWQTLLGKSLVSNQETELPLALVNRSVSSQPNQLETPAIETARLAL, via the coding sequence ATGATGTGGATTACAAAAGAGAATCATCTGAGGTTTAAAAATCGTTTGCGCCAATTTGATAAGCAACGCAAAAAAGTGATGTCGCGCTGGCTGAGTCTGCCCTTAGCTCTGTTCAATCGCATCAGCGCCACCCAAGAAACGTTGGTTAACCATCAGCAGGTACAACGTATTGTGATAGTGCGTAACAATGCGCGCGTTGGTAATACCCTGTTTTTAATTCCCTTTATCAATCAAGTTAAGCAAGTTTATCCGCAGGCTGAAATCACCTTAATAGGGTGTGCGAATTGGCAAGCGTCGCTGTTAGAAGGCCTCGCTATTGATCACTTTGTTGTAAGCCACTTCCGTTTCAGCTCATTAGGTAAGCTACTCAAGACAATCGTTACTCTGCGCAAGACTCAATTTGACCTGTGCTTTATGCCTTGTGGCTCGGCGCAAGATGCGTTGATGTGCAGCGCCTTGAACGCGCGCAATAAAATCGGCTTTGATCATGAACGGTATCGTAACGCGCTCACGCATCCGTTGAATAATCCTTCGTTTTATCAACACGCAGCGCTGCGTTGTTTAGCCCTGATACCTCAAATTGCCCCACTTGCCCTTGCGCAAACTTGCCACCAGCTGCGTTTAACCCAACACGAACTGGCTGAAGGCAAAGCAGCACGCCTTGCGATTGCCGATGAACAAACCTTATGTATTGGCTATTTCCGTGAGGCACGCGGCGCTAAACAGTTAAGCGATAAGCAATGGCAAAACTCTATAGACACGTTGACTCAAGCCAGCCCTTATCCGGTCGTGTGGATTGAAATTCTTGGCCCTGGAATGAAGCAAGGCTTTACGCCTAATCACTTAAGTTGTCACTGCGCCGATTTAAGAGAGTTGGCAGGGTTTCTACACCATCTCGATGGGTTTATCAGCTGCGACACAGGACCGCTCCATTTAGCCGATGCAGTCAATACGCCTTGCATTGGTCTGTTCACTCATACCGATCCCACCGTCTACGGCATGTTGGGCGATAAGGCGCAATACATTACCGATATCGAGCAGTTCGATGCGACTAACGTTTGGCAAACTCTACTTGGCAAGTCACTTGTGAGTAATCAAGAGACAGAATTACCACTAGCCTTGGTTAACCGCAGTGTGTCATCACAGCCAAACCAGCTTGAAACGCCCGCGATTGAAACCGCTCGATTAGCACTTTAA